The following coding sequences lie in one Eremothecium sinecaudum strain ATCC 58844 chromosome IV, complete sequence genomic window:
- a CDS encoding HDR075Wp (Syntenic homolog of Ashbya gossypii AEL256C-A; Syntenic homolog of Saccharomyces cerevisiae YBR188C (NTC20)), with amino-acid sequence MSGTSQPEDYSSDSSPPAYHEDGLTVKALASNIEQEIFAKFRNQAKEMIMSGIGSSASLSKQDIQKTSKRDAEDLKAKLQPSLDELDRRTTLAIKRIVREKYFADVKDQ; translated from the coding sequence ATGAGTGGGACATCACAACCAGAAGACTATTCAAGTGATAGTAGCCCACCAGCATATCATGAAGATGGATTAACAGTAAAGGCCTTGGCATCTAACATAGAGCAAGAGATTTTTGCAAAGTTTCGTAATCAAGCGAAAGAGATGATCATGTCAGGCATTGGAAGCTCAGCATCATTAAGCAAGCAAGACATACAGAAAACCTCTAAAAGGGACGCTGAAGACCTGAAGGCGAAGCTACAGCCCTCCCTGGATGAATTAGATAGAAGAACAACTCTAGCTATAAAGCGAATAGTGCGAGAAAAGTACTTCGCAGATGTGAAAGATCAATAA
- the MOT1 gene encoding DNA-binding ATPase (Syntenic homolog of Ashbya gossypii AEL256C; Syntenic homolog of Saccharomyces cerevisiae YPL082C (MOT1)), which produces MTSRISRLDRQVILVETGSTQAVRNVAADQLGDLAKQHPEEILSLLSRVYPYLMSKKWETRVTAARAVGGIVSHAKIWNPNEDDSSNELQLKENPTVKNEDSGNVKLEEDVSLKLEELENSNMYSLSEWNLGEILKSEKTLLAANLDDYNAKDPETKKQQVCADYYAESRDVKRESSEPPGSPTSSKTSARMMAMAKRRRKIQAKSTSKKPLELAQTSVSRTVANAENSTNGNETAQNTEHKSPSELEAMQLHNPKMEITEQTGSSKIMIESVVAPLLERQQRVSGLVWQFQEIFELLLENLMHESWECRHGASLGIREIVKRHGKAIGRIWGKTKEENDARNVRALEDLAARLLTIFALDRFGDFVNDTVVAPVRESATQALGALLIHLDDSLSVRIFNALEELVLQDPKKLGSPNKIWEATHGGLLGIRYFVSIKTDLLFKRQMLDNVVKIVLYGLNERDDDVQSVAAAILTPVTSEFIKLDSSTIDMVVSAIWNSLDHLDDDLSSSVASVMDLLAKLCQHQEVLDVLYKKASVQPAEWSFKALVPKLYPFLRNSITNVRRSVLNLFKAFLSIKDEMAKHWIHAKNFRLLFQNLLLEQHDDILQLSFEVYCKMLSEYKLKSSDKTLDHIFSKHLAPILHLLITPIGEQGKNYNMETQYILKPSQHYQFSSERKRSNMMTMDKSHIPAPVRSEHVNIDALMIAGDVTLLGSDVIFKTRVLAAKALGHTLASFQESTVKSFLETALLSCLDLPYATPRMLVAIIVAEYCSEWLKQHDRASTVPAFVSSNFSRIFMEHLSDPSTLPVFRELVPSLKALRTQCQGLLTTFVDVGMLPPQRLPQLAIIVKGEAEAGPEAFYIETAEKVYNEYYEKMFNSLSNSNKLLAKKPLEDAGYRVHQAIESAKEASIARNSHVLASYASATLLFDGLPKKLNPVIRSLMDSIKEEKFEVLQYRSGDSIVYLITELVKNQKINVANKVVKNLCGFLCVDTAEVPEFAVDHIYTDSILTLLKESTILAVQDNAAVKKLAEEAHIKRRGALYTLSHLFEKLGAEALNSVPQLKHSIFDPIDSTCKLEDNSGEVDFTLGQKIVDALGVLRALFNYMDSQLQEEYIFSKLPNMLAYLRSKYSVIRYAAARTLSSLASTNPIRVMPFIIKRVLPLVNNAGSITDRQSGVELIYHLCESMGTEILPYIVFLVVPLLGRMSDYNGDVRNLATTTFASIIKLVPLEEGISDPKGLPQDLLEGREKERDFIQQMMDPSKAKPFNLPVAVKATLRKYQQDGINWLAFLNKYHLHGILCDDMGLGKTLQTICIIASDQYLRQQEYNKTKSVEKTPLASLIVCPPSLTGHWEQEIEQYAPFLKVLVYAGGPSARFPLREKLGEADIVVTSYDVTRNDIDIITKYEYNYCVLDEGHIIKNSQSKLAKAVKLIRANHRLILTGTPIQNNVVELWSLFDFLMPGFLGSEKAFQERFAKPIAASRNSKSSSKEQEAGALALEALHKQVLPFMLRRLKEDVLSDLPPKIIQDYYCELSDLQRQLYKDFAKKQKNIVEKDIENPVEIENKQHIFQALQYMRKLCNHPSLILNKEHPQYDEVEAYLAETGTDLHDIAHAPKLGALRNLLLECGIGIQDVDNGSNSMTGTESVISQHRALIFCQLKDMLDMVENDLLRKYMPSVTYMRLDGSVESRDRQKVVRTFNEDPSIDCLLLTTKVGGLGLNLTGADTVIFIEHDWNPMNDLQAMDRAHRLGQKKVVNVYRIITKGSLEEKIMGLQKFKMNIASTVVNQQNAGLASMDTHQLLDLFDTDSAAAQHGEEKPATTTDEVANETGLTGKAKEAVTELKELWDSSQYEEEYNLDNFIKTLR; this is translated from the coding sequence atgaCATCCCGAATTTCCAGACTAGATCGGCAAGTAATATTAGTAGAAACTGGATCAACACAGGCCGTGCGTAATGTAGCCGCCGACCAATTAGGTGATTTAGCAAAGCAACACCCTGAGGAAATTTTATCATTATTATCAAGAGTATACCCCTATCTAATGAGTAAAAAATGGGAAACTCGTGTAACGGCGGCTAGGGCAGTCGGTGGCATTGTATCACATGCAAAAATTTGGAATCCaaatgaagatgattcGAGTAATGAACTACAGCTGAAAGAAAATCCTACGGTTAAAAATGAAGACAGTGGCAATGTTAAGTTAGAGGAAGACGTTTCGTTAAAACTGGAGGAGTTGGAGAATAGCAACATGTACAGTTTATCAGAGTGGAATTTGGGGGAGATACTTAAGTCTGAGAAGACGTTGTTGGCGGCGAATCTCGATGACTACAACGCTAAGGACCCAGAGACGAAGAAACAGCAAGTTTGCGCGGATTACTACGCTGAGTCTCGCGACGTCAAGAGGGAGAGCTCTGAGCCGCCTGGGTCGCCTACTAGTTCTAAGACGAGTGCGAGAATGATGGCGATGGCTAAAAGAAGACGTAAGATTCAAGCCAAGTCGACCTCTAAGAAGCCTTTGGAGCTTGCTCAAACCTCGGTGTCGCGAACGGTTGCAAACGCAGAAAATAGCACTAATGGTAATGAAACTGCGCAGAATACGGAGCACAAAAGCCCTTCGGAACTAGAGGCAATGCAGCTTCATAATCCGAAAATGGAGATAACGGAGCAGACGGGCTCGAGCAAAATTATGATAGAATCTGTAGTAGCGCCACTTCTCGAGCGCCAGCAGCGAGTGAGCGGCCTTGTGTGGCAATTTCAGGAAATTTTCGAGCTGTTGCTAGAGAATTTGATGCACGAGTCGTGGGAATGCAGACATGGGGCCTCTCTAGGCATAAGAGAGATTGTCAAGAGGCATGGTAAAGCAATTGGGCGGATATGGGGTAAAACTAAAGAAGAGAATGATGCCAGAAATGTACGAGCATTGGAGGACCTAGCAGCACGTCTTCTCACTATATTTGCCCTTGATCGGTTTGGGGATTTTGTTAACGATACAGTTGTGGCCCCTGTTAGGGAGTCAGCCACCCAGGCGCTTGGTGCGCTTCTTATACACTTGGATGACTCCCTTTCGGTGAGGATATTTAATGCATTAGAAGAGCTAGTATTGCAGGACCCCAAAAAATTAGGTTCTCCAAACAAAATATGGGAAGCTACACATGGTGGACTTTTAGGTATACGGTATTTTGTTTCGATTAAGACGGATTTACTTTTTAAGAGGCAAATGTTAGACAATGTAGTGAAGATTGTTTTATATGGGTTGAACGAAAGAGACGATGATGTCCAGAGTGTGGCAGCTGCAATCTTAACTCCTGTCACTTCGGAATTTATCAAGCTCGATTCATCAACGATAGACATGGTGGTCTCAGCAATATGGAATTCCTTAGACCATTTAGATGATGACTTATCCTCCAGTGTTGCATCGGTAATGGATTTATTGGCAAAGCTTTGTCAACATCAGGAGGTATTAGATGTTTTGTATAAAAAAGCATCTGTCCAGCCAGCAGAGTGGTCTTTTAAAGCTCTCGTACCAAAGCTATACCCATTTTTAAGAAACTCTATTACGAATGTGAGACGTTCAGTGTTAAATCTTTTTAAGGCATTTCTATCTATTAAGGATGAGATGGCAAAGCATTGGATACATGCCAAGAATTTTAGGTTGCTTTTCCAAAATTTACTATTGGAACAACACGATGATATCCTTCAACTTTCTTTCGAGGTATATTGTAAGATGCTTTCAGAATATAAACTAAAAAGCTCTGACAAAACATTGGACCATATATTCAGTAAACATTTGGCACCTATTTTACATTTGTTAATCACGCCAATAGGAGAGCAGGGCAAAAATTATAATATGGAAACTCAGTATATTCTAAAACCATCCCAGCATTATCAATTTAGTTCTGAAAGAAAGAGATCCAACATGATGACAATGGATAAGTCTCATATCCCCGCGCCTGTTAGGAGTGAACATGTTAATATAGATGCTTTGATGATAGCTGGTGATGTGACGCTGTTAGGCTCGGATGTGATTTTTAAGACAAGAGTGTTAGCTGCGAAGGCATTGGGTCATACTTTAGCCTCATTTCAAGAGTCCACAGTGAAGTCGTTCCTGGAGACTGCTCTCTTAAGTTGTTTAGATTTGCCTTACGCGACTCCGAGGATGTTAGTGGCTATTATTGTCGCGGAATATTGTTCCGAATGGTTAAAACAACATGATCGTGCATCCACAGTTCCCGCATTTGTTTCAAGTAATTTCAGTAGAATATTCATGGAACATTTATCAGATCCGTCAACGTTACCAGTATTTAGAGAGTTAGTCCCAAGTTTAAAAGCATTACGAACACAGTGTCAAGGGTTACTTACTACATTTGTTGATGTCGGTATGTTGCCTCCACAGCGGTTGCCGCAGCTTGCTATTATTGTTAAAGGTGAAGCTGAGGCTGGGCCAGAAGCATTTTACATTGAGACAGCGGAGAAAGTCTATAATGAGTACTACGAAAAAATGTTTAACTCTTTATCGAACTCTAACAAACTGTTGGCAAAAAAACCATTGGAAGACGCTGGGTATCGTGTACATCAAGCTATCGAATCAGCAAAAGAAGCAAGTATAGCGCGTAATTCTCACGTTCTAGCAAGTTATGCATCGGCCACGTTGTTATTTGATGGCCTACCTAAGAAGTTGAATCCAGTCATTCGTTCCCTAATGGATAGCATTAAAGAAGAGAAGTTTGAGGTGTTACAGTATAGATCAGGGGACTCTATTGTTTACCTTATTACTGAATTGGTTAAAAACCAGAAAATTAATGTTGCGAACAAGGTTGTTAAAAACTTATGTGGTTTCTTATGTGTGGATACAGCAGAAGTTCCTGAGTTTGCTGTTGATCATATTTATACGGATTCTATTTTAACTTTACTAAAGGAATCAACAATCTTAGCGGTGCAGGATAACGCTGCTGTAAAAAAGTTGGCTGAGGAAGCACACATAAAGAGAAGAGGAGCGCTTTACACACTAAGTCATTTGTTTGAAAAGTTAGGTGCTGAGGCACTTAACTCGGTACCTCAATTAAAGCATTCCATTTTCGATCCAATCGACTCCACCTGCAAATTGGAAGATAATAGCGGTGAAGTTGATTTTACACTCGGTCAAAAGATAGTTGATGCATTAGGTGTTTTGAGAGCACTCTTTAATTATATGGACTCACAACTTCAAGAAGAGTATATTTTCTCGAAGTTGCCAAATATGTTAGCATATTTACGGTCGAAGTATTCTGTCATACGTTATGCTGCAGCAAGAACGCTTTCATCTTTGGCTAGTACTAATCCAATTCGAGTGATGCCCTTCATTATCAAGCGGGTATTGCCATTAGTTAATAATGCAGGCTCGATTACTGACCGACAAAGTGGTGTGGAGTTAATTTACCATCTTTGCGAATCTATGGGCACTGAAATTTTGCCATACATTGTTTTCTTGGTTGTTCCACTATTGGGTAGGATGAGTGATTATAACGGTGACGTTAGAAACCTCGCTACCACTACCTTCGCGTCCATCATTAAGTTGGTACCTTTGGAAGAAGGTATCTCAGATCCTAAGGGGTTGCCACAGGATTTATTAGAAGGACGAGAAAAGGAAAGAGATTTCATTCAACAAATGATGGACCCTTCGAAGGCCAAACCTTTCAACTTGCCTGTAGCAGTAAAGGCTACATTGAGGAAATATCAACAAGACGGTATAAACTGGTTAGCCTTTTTGAATAAATATCACCTTCACGGTATTTTGTGTGATGATATGGGTTTAGGAAAAACATTGCAAACGATTTGTATCATTGCAAGTGATCAATATTTGAGGCAACAAGAATATAATAAGACAAAATCTGTTGAAAAAACTCCACTAGCCTCGTTAATTGTCTGTCCGCCTTCACTTACTGGTCATTGGGAGCAAGAAATAGAACAGTATGCACCTTTCCTAAAGGTTTTAGTTTACGCTGGTGGTCCATCTGCCAGGTTTCCATTGCGTGAAAAGCTAGGCGAAGCTGATATTGTCGTTACATCTTACGATGTGACTAGAAATGATATAGATATCATTACTAAATATGAATACAACTATTGTGTGTTGGACGAAGGACATATTATCAAAAACTCACAATCAAAGCTAGCGAAAGCTGTAAAGTTAATAAGAGCCAATCACAGATTGATATTAACAGGTACTCCAATTCAAAATAACGTTGTTGAACTTTGGTCGTTATTTGACTTCCTAATGCCAGGTTTCCTTGGTTCTGAAAAAGCTTTCCAGGAGAGGTTTGCGAAGCCAATAGCAGCATCCAGAAATAGTAAATCATCCTCCAAGGAGCAGGAAGCTGGTGCTTTGGCATTAGAAGCACTTCATAAACAAGTGTTGCCATTCATGTTGAGAAGGTTGAAGGAGGACGTATTATCGGACTTGCCACCTAAAATCATTCAGGACTATTATTGTGAGCTAAGCGATCTTCAACGACAATTGTACAAAGATTTCGCTAAGAAGCAAAAGAATATTGTTGAAAAGGATATTGAAAATCCGGTAGAAATAGAAAACAAACAGCATATCTTCCAAGCCCTCCAGTACATGAGAAAATTGTGCAATCACCCGTCTTTGATTTTGAATAAGGAACATCCTCAATATGATGAAGTTGAAGCTTATCTTGCTGAGACAGGGACGGATTTACATGACATTGCTCACGCACCAAAACTAGGCGCATTAAGGAATTTGCTATTGGAATGTGGTATTGGTATACAAGATGTTGACAACGGCAGTAACTCTATGACTGGCACTGAAAGTGTTATATCCCAACACCGTGCTTTGATTTTTTGTCAATTGAAAGATATGCTTGATATGGTAGAGAATGATCTACTACGCAAGTATATGCCATCGGTAACTTACATGCGTTTGGACGGAAGCGTTGAGTCGCGGGATAGGCAAAAAGTTGTGCGTACTTTTAACGAAGATCCGTCGATAGATTGTTTATTATTAACCACTAAAGTTGGTGGTTTAGGCTTAAACTTAACAGGAGCAGATACTGTTATATTCATAGAACATGATTGGAACCCAATGAATGACTTACAAGCAATGGACCGTGCACATAGATTGGGTCAAAAGAAAGTGGTTAATGTCTACAGAATTATCACAAAAGGGTCTTTAGAAGAGAAGATTATGGGATTACAAAAGTTTAAGATGAATATTGCATCCACAGTGGTTAACCAACAAAACGCTGGTTTAGCATCCATGGATACTCACCAATTGCTAGATTTATTCGATACTGATAGCGCTGCTGCTCAGCATGGAGAAGAAAAGCCAGCAACTACCACAGATGAGGTGGCAAATGAGACCGGATTGACAGGAAAGGCTAAGGAAGCTGTTACTGAGTTAAAGGAATTATGGGATTCTTCTCAATACGAGGAAGAGTACAATTTGGACAATTTTATCAAAACCTTACGCTGA
- the PCH2 gene encoding Pch2p (Syntenic homolog of Ashbya gossypii AEL258W; Syntenic homolog of Saccharomyces cerevisiae YBR186W (PCH2); 1-intron in Ashbya gossypii), which produces MPKYIVDCCLKQEILSLVLPLLKACDCGDHRQATNVFEEILRKTVQNKLERLSDENLADRIYSSYDFVMEGQGSVSLSATPTKAQESFIKSLIKVILHGVSNDSDYQVVEYQGNLLISLCIDKLYIEKSPLKGSLLSSHDEVFNAVIAILDQSTKINEDNSYYKGRKKFEINFYNIPNKTDLIVSSQISEEFDKIDLRDSADGSEKTLISTDPAYSSLPFSQDTFNLTQVHFLPSAECENIWESLYFDDNIKEKLFNYATIAIKLSQHMLNASTNVSINTAMDSNRLILIHGPPGTGKTTVCKALCHKLAIRQNAGIFSNKVTAAPAILIELSCSKVFSRWFGESSKNLDTLFKDIESLLQVTCANDQFVCLLIDEVETIAFSRSSLINKNETTDAIRVVNTLLTRLDGLKKYKNFITLATSNLIDSMDSAFIDRADGIFHIPTPSAAGCKSIIESSINQFTRMEIIQAASPDILNDQLIQASLNQIVLRCAVSTKA; this is translated from the coding sequence ATGCCCAAGTATATAGTTGATTGTTGCTTGAAGCAAGAAATACTATCTCTAGTACTACCACTGTTAAAAGCATGTGATTGTGGAGATCATAGACAGGCTACAAATGTATTTGAAGAGATACTACGTAAAACAGTCCAAAATAAGCTTGAAAGATTAAGCGATGAGAATCTGGCTGATAGAATCTATAGCTCATACGATTTCGTAATGGAAGGTCAGGGATCCGTATCACTGAGTGCGACGCCAACGAAAGCCCAGGAAAGTTTTATTAAGAGTTTAATTAAGGTTATACTTCATGGTGTTTCCAATGACAGCGATTATCAAGTTGTTGAGTATCAAGGTAACTTACTAATTTCCCTATGCATCGATAAGCTTTACATAGAGAAATCTCCTCTGAAAGGTTCGCTACTTTCCAGCCATGATGAAGTTTTTAACGCCGTGATCGCAATACTGGACCAGTCTACTAAGATTAACGAAGATAATTCCTACTATAAGGGTAGAAAAAAGTTTGAAATTAACTTCTATAACATCCCCAACAAGACTGATTTGATTGTTAGTTCACAGATCAGTGAGGAGTTTGACAAAATAGATCTAAGAGATTCTGCAGATGGAAGCGAGAAGACACTGATATCTACAGATCCAGCCTATTCATCGCTACCTTTTTCACAGGATACATTTAACCTAACTCAAGTTCACTTCCTTCCTTCGGCAGAGTGCGAAAATATATGGGAGTCGCTTTACTTCGATGACAATATAAAGGAGAAGCTGTTTAATTATGCTACGATTGCTATAAAACTATCCCAACATATGTTGAACGCTTCAACAAACGTTTCAATTAATACGGCAATGGATAGTAACAGACTAATACTAATTCACGGTCCACCTGGAACGGGTAAGACAACGGTTTGCAAAGCACTATGTCACAAACTAGCGATTAGGCAAAATGCAGGTATCTTCAGTAACAAAGTAACAGCCGCTCCTGCCATCCTCATAGAACTTTCCTGTTCAAAGGTCTTTTCACGATGGTTTGGCGAATCATCTAAAAATTTGGATACGCTCTTTAAAGATATAGAATCTCTGCTCCAGGTAACTTGCGCTAATGACCAGTTTGTTTGCTTACTCATCGATGAAGTTGAAACCATAGCTTTTTCGAGGTCTAGTCTCATAAACAAAAACGAAACCACTGACGCAATCAGAGTCGTGAATACTTTACTAACAAGGCTCGATGGTCTTAAGAAATACAAGAATTTTATCACTCTTGCCACTTCCAACCTCATAGACTCAATGGACAGTGCCTTCATTGATAGAGCCGACGGTATATTCCATATACCTACCCCATCAGCAGCTGGTTGCAAAAGTATAATCGAATCTTCCATCAATCAATTCACGCGCATGGAGATCATACAGGCCGCATCTCCGGATATACTTAACGACCAGTTAATTCAAGCATCATTGAACCAAATCGTATTGCGATGTGCAGTAAGTACCAAAGCCTAA
- the GDT1 gene encoding putative ribosome biosynthesis protein GDT1 (Syntenic homolog of Ashbya gossypii AEL257W; Syntenic homolog of Saccharomyces cerevisiae YBR187W (GDT1)) has translation MRFATKVLLSAAIVSLAVAAPAASLSNDEKPAPPTDITTDFLMAISMIAVSEIGDKTFLIAALMAMRHPRLLVFTAASASLAVMTVLAGLVGHTFTSLIPQRYTQFMAGLLFLVFGYRLTLEGLEISKDAGVEGELAEVEEEIAIQDMNSSMHHSESGTIKEKKRYVDNVKLNEILLKVTAVAQHIFSPSWIQIFIMIFLGEFGDRSQISTVAMASGSDYWVVILGATIGHLVCTGVAVVGGKLLAKRISIRTITLGGAFSFFVFGIVYTYEAFHNTD, from the coding sequence ATGAGATTCGCGACTAAAGTACTTCTTAGCGCTGCAATTGTATCGCTTGCGGTTGCTGCTCCAGCAGCAAGCCTATCAAACGATGAAAAACCGGCACCGCCCACTGATATAACAACGGACTTTTTAATGGCTATATCTATGATTGCCGTCTCCGAAATAGGCGATAAAACCTTTTTAATTGCCGCCTTAATGGCCATGCGCCATCCTCGACTATTGGTATTTACAGCAGCGAGTGCGTCTCTTGCAGTAATGACGGTTTTGGCGGGTTTGGTCGGACATACATTTACGTCTTTGATCCCACAACGTTACACACAATTCATGGCAGGCCTTCTTTTCTTAGTTTTTGGATATAGATTAACTTTAGAAGGTCTCGAAATATCCAAAGATGCCGGCGTTGAAGGAGAGTTAGCCGAGGTCGAAGAAGAAATCGCTATCCAAGATATGAATAGTAGTATGCATCACTCTGAATCTGGTACAATAAAGGAAAAGAAAAGATATGTCGACAACGTAAAGCTGAACGAAATACTGCTGAAGGTTACAGCCGTAGCACAGCATATTTTTTCTCCTAGTTGGATCCAAATATTTATTATGATATTCTTGGGTGAATTTGGTGATCGCTCACAAATATCAACAGTTGCAATGGCTTCCGGAAGCGACTACTGGGTTGTTATTCTTGGTGCAACTATTGGACATTTGGTTTGCACTGgtgttgctgttgttggAGGCAAACTACTGGCCAAAAGAATTAGCATTAGAACTATAACTCTGGGGGGAGCGTTCTCGTTTTTCGTGTTTGGAATTGTGTATACTTACGAAGCATTCCACAATACAGACTGA